A section of the Dehalobacter sp. DCM genome encodes:
- the ispG gene encoding flavodoxin-dependent (E)-4-hydroxy-3-methylbut-2-enyl-diphosphate synthase encodes MERRIAKEVKIGSVRIGGNNPVVIQSMTNTDTRDVQATLAQIRQLAEIGCEVIRVAVLNEQAAVALEEICGMSPIPVVADIHFDYHLALKAVEGGVHGLRINPGNIGEKWKVQEVVRAVQERKIPIRIGVNTGSLEKDILEKYRGVSAEGMVESALSHVRILEDLGYDQIKISLKASKVPLMVDAYRQIAGMVDYPLHIGVTEAGTVKSGVVKSAVGIGTLLAEGIGDTIRVSLTGNPIAEIPVATNILRVLNLKEGGFELISCPTCGRTQIELAQLADDVEQQLEALPSPEKRITVAVMGCVVNGPGEAREADFGIAGGKGRGMLFQKGEVVAHLPEEELVPALMQRIKQHIQCR; translated from the coding sequence ATGGAGCGCAGGATTGCTAAGGAAGTGAAGATCGGATCGGTACGGATTGGCGGGAATAATCCTGTTGTGATTCAGTCGATGACCAATACGGATACACGGGATGTTCAGGCGACACTAGCCCAGATCCGGCAGTTGGCTGAAATCGGCTGCGAAGTTATTCGCGTGGCGGTATTGAATGAGCAGGCAGCTGTGGCTTTGGAAGAAATCTGCGGAATGAGTCCGATTCCGGTCGTTGCGGATATTCATTTCGATTATCACTTGGCTCTCAAAGCGGTTGAAGGCGGCGTGCACGGTTTAAGGATCAATCCCGGTAATATTGGCGAGAAGTGGAAGGTTCAGGAGGTTGTCCGGGCGGTTCAGGAAAGAAAGATCCCGATTCGGATCGGCGTGAATACAGGGTCGCTGGAAAAGGACATCCTGGAGAAATACAGGGGCGTGTCGGCGGAGGGTATGGTTGAGAGCGCATTAAGCCATGTCCGGATTCTTGAAGATCTGGGCTATGATCAAATCAAAATATCGCTGAAGGCATCCAAAGTACCGCTAATGGTCGACGCCTATCGCCAAATCGCGGGGATGGTCGATTATCCGCTGCATATTGGGGTAACAGAGGCAGGAACCGTAAAATCGGGAGTGGTTAAGTCGGCGGTGGGTATCGGGACACTTTTGGCTGAAGGAATCGGCGATACGATCAGAGTATCCCTCACAGGTAACCCGATTGCGGAAATCCCGGTAGCTACAAATATTTTGCGTGTGTTGAATTTAAAAGAGGGCGGCTTTGAGTTAATCAGTTGTCCGACCTGCGGTCGGACCCAAATTGAATTAGCCCAACTGGCTGATGACGTGGAACAACAGCTGGAGGCCTTGCCTTCACCGGAAAAACGCATTACCGTAGCCGTAATGGGCTGTGTCGTTAATGGACCGGGTGAAGCACGGGAAGCAGACTTTGGTATCGCCGGTGGCAAAGGAAGAGGCATGCTCTTTCAAAAAGGAGAAGTCGTCGCCCATCTACCGGAGGAAGAGCTTGTTCCCGCCCTGATGCAACGGATCAAGCAGCATATTCAATGTCGGTAA
- a CDS encoding nickel/cobalt transporter has protein sequence MGFSFSIYLGYITRQTCIKILREKWTRRNDMDLSYTLPAVIGLGALHSLEPGHGKAIISAYLISTEAKVKDAVIIGLISALAHTLSIALLAFSVTTAIQLLLPENLIYWIQLFSGIGVIYIGLDIILKRLIPQKETSRCNNHVQCDCHGSCGHDHSEPLSKKGSSHSNLFLMGFFTGLVPCPSALALLLAAVSAGKISLGLGLVCAFSVGGAITMVAIGLFVVKASKKITISPERLNVINGIAIASSFIILFLGAVVILESVNHI, from the coding sequence ATGGGGTTCAGTTTTTCTATTTATTTAGGTTATATTACTAGACAAACTTGCATAAAAATTTTAAGAGAAAAGTGGACAAGGAGAAATGATATGGACTTAAGTTATACTTTACCGGCAGTCATTGGCTTGGGAGCATTGCATTCATTGGAACCCGGACACGGAAAGGCGATTATATCGGCCTATTTAATATCTACCGAGGCGAAGGTGAAGGATGCCGTCATCATCGGATTGATTTCAGCGCTGGCTCATACCCTGTCAATTGCCCTTTTGGCCTTTTCGGTCACCACGGCAATCCAATTGCTGCTTCCGGAAAACCTAATCTATTGGATTCAATTATTTTCCGGAATCGGCGTTATTTATATCGGCTTAGATATAATTTTAAAACGGCTCATTCCCCAAAAAGAGACGAGTCGCTGCAACAATCACGTGCAATGCGATTGCCACGGAAGTTGCGGGCATGATCATAGCGAACCATTATCAAAAAAGGGGTCTTCTCATTCTAATTTATTTCTAATGGGTTTCTTTACTGGGTTGGTTCCATGTCCGAGTGCTTTAGCTCTTCTGCTGGCAGCAGTATCAGCCGGTAAAATTTCTTTAGGGTTAGGGTTAGTATGTGCCTTTTCAGTTGGCGGAGCCATAACAATGGTTGCCATAGGCCTATTCGTTGTGAAAGCAAGTAAAAAAATAACAATAAGTCCTGAAAGATTGAACGTTATAAACGGCATAGCCATTGCATCATCCTTTATAATACTATTTCTTGGTGCTGTGGTGATTCTGGAATCAGTCAATCATATATAA